Proteins encoded together in one Marispirochaeta sp. window:
- a CDS encoding Na/Pi symporter: MDWSAFLYNPILTLLRILGGLGIFLYGMQTMSGGIHQWAGNRLHGFVQGLTATPLSGILTGMGVTTLIQSSSATTVVLVSMVNAGLIPLRNSIAVIMGANIGTTFTAWAVSLLGFSLDISSFALPAIALSLPFRFSKREANKRFAQILLGFGLLFLGINEMKLGLSVLDQSDVISRVLLHFPETGLLSRLIFILLGAGLSLALQSSSAAITLTLTMVYLGQLPFSLAAAIVLGENIGTTLTAYVASLEMSVEAKRCARSHMLFNIFGVLWMFFLVDPMILLVDLCVPGALLEPSAITFHLAAFHTFFNSINTLLLAGFIPRIEKLVSWLVPEKETDLQKPGNIPWIRGNLPDAGDANLINARGAVIRLSREVRIMADYVINYFEPSLTDKTELASLIEEKEISIDGMEESILAHLSECALQHLTEEQAQWVAARMRIIGEFERIGDGLVTIHNLAEKLVKRKDGISSEKINQLLEIAFSVRDFLEYISTLLDQDVADQEMKLARTMEEEINQFRSKLDKTSRKRIKSGGNLKGELLFMEIVRRFEILGDDCIVIAKDLSR, encoded by the coding sequence ATGGACTGGTCAGCCTTTCTCTACAATCCGATTCTAACGCTCTTACGGATCCTTGGCGGTCTGGGTATTTTTCTCTACGGCATGCAGACCATGAGCGGAGGGATCCATCAATGGGCGGGCAACCGGCTGCATGGATTCGTGCAGGGACTCACCGCAACCCCCCTGTCCGGTATTCTGACAGGCATGGGTGTTACCACCCTGATCCAGTCTTCATCGGCCACCACAGTTGTGCTTGTTTCCATGGTTAACGCGGGACTGATACCATTACGAAACTCCATTGCGGTAATCATGGGGGCCAATATAGGAACCACCTTTACGGCCTGGGCGGTATCCCTGTTGGGGTTTTCTCTGGACATATCGAGCTTTGCGTTGCCTGCTATTGCACTCAGTCTGCCCTTTCGGTTCAGTAAACGGGAAGCAAACAAGCGTTTCGCCCAAATTCTGCTGGGATTCGGGCTGCTTTTTCTCGGAATAAACGAGATGAAGCTTGGGCTGTCTGTTCTGGACCAGAGTGATGTTATCTCCCGTGTACTGCTTCATTTTCCGGAAACCGGATTATTGTCCCGTTTGATCTTTATTCTCCTTGGAGCAGGCTTGAGCCTGGCCCTGCAGTCATCCAGTGCGGCGATTACCCTGACCCTCACCATGGTCTATCTTGGGCAGCTCCCTTTTTCGCTGGCCGCAGCGATTGTACTCGGCGAGAATATCGGGACCACCCTCACGGCGTACGTTGCCTCTTTGGAGATGTCTGTCGAGGCCAAACGCTGTGCCCGGTCGCATATGCTTTTTAATATCTTCGGTGTCCTCTGGATGTTTTTCCTGGTTGACCCGATGATCCTGTTAGTAGATCTTTGTGTTCCCGGGGCCCTTCTGGAACCTTCAGCGATCACCTTCCATCTCGCAGCCTTTCACACCTTCTTCAATAGTATAAACACTCTTCTTCTTGCCGGATTTATTCCCCGTATAGAGAAACTCGTCTCTTGGCTTGTTCCGGAAAAGGAAACGGATCTCCAAAAACCGGGCAACATACCATGGATACGCGGGAACCTGCCGGATGCCGGGGATGCAAACCTTATCAACGCCCGGGGGGCGGTTATCCGCCTGTCCCGGGAGGTGCGGATAATGGCCGACTATGTTATCAATTATTTTGAACCGAGCCTGACCGACAAGACGGAGCTGGCGTCCCTGATCGAGGAGAAGGAGATCTCCATCGACGGAATGGAAGAATCCATCCTCGCCCACCTGTCGGAATGCGCGCTGCAGCATCTTACCGAAGAGCAGGCCCAGTGGGTGGCCGCCCGTATGCGGATTATCGGAGAATTTGAACGCATCGGTGACGGCCTGGTAACCATCCATAATCTGGCGGAAAAACTGGTTAAGCGAAAAGACGGTATAAGCAGCGAAAAAATAAACCAGTTACTGGAAATTGCCTTTTCGGTCAGGGACTTTCTGGAGTATATATCCACCTTGCTGGACCAGGATGTCGCCGACCAGGAGATGAAACTGGCCCGTACGATGGAAGAGGAGATAAACCAGTTCAGAAGTAAACTGGACAAAACATCCAGAAAGCGAATAAAGTCGGGTGGGAATTTAAAGGGGGAACTTTTATTTATGGAGATTGTCAGGCGCTTTGAGATACTTGGAGACGACTGCATCGTTATTGCAAAAGACCTTTCCCGATAG
- a CDS encoding flavodoxin family protein, translated as MRITALVGSRRKNGNTIIIVKNLLKTAEASLPGAETEILYLGDYTIEACTGCEGCRTSWDCVIQDDYPAIVSSIDKADALVLASPTYWYTVSSDMKRFIDRSYSLIQYPVSRHEWISKYSGSGKVCVTVAVCEQHDESMMGSTLTLLNDFSRDLGIEVVASIKALGHFEAGSVKGDSAVIDQAKQAGRKLAEKLGPV; from the coding sequence ATGCGAATAACCGCTCTTGTTGGCAGCCGGAGAAAAAACGGCAATACAATCATAATTGTTAAAAACCTGCTCAAGACAGCAGAAGCATCCCTTCCCGGGGCCGAAACAGAGATCCTCTACCTTGGGGATTACACTATTGAAGCGTGTACAGGCTGCGAGGGCTGCCGCACAAGCTGGGACTGCGTTATTCAGGATGATTACCCTGCGATTGTCTCCAGCATAGATAAAGCCGACGCCCTGGTTCTCGCCTCTCCCACCTACTGGTACACCGTCTCCTCGGATATGAAGCGCTTTATCGACCGCAGCTACAGCCTGATCCAGTACCCCGTCAGCCGGCATGAGTGGATCAGCAAGTATTCCGGATCAGGCAAGGTATGTGTAACCGTCGCGGTCTGTGAACAGCATGATGAGTCGATGATGGGCAGCACCCTTACACTTCTGAACGATTTTTCCCGGGACCTGGGAATCGAAGTAGTTGCATCCATAAAAGCTCTGGGCCATTTTGAAGCAGGGAGCGTGAAGGGAGATTCAGCTGTCATTGACCAGGCAAAGCAGGCAGGCAGGAAACTGGCAGAAAAACTGGGCCCTGTTTGA
- a CDS encoding FxsA family protein: MFIRLLPFFTLLPIIELYLLIKIGSWIGAGMAILLVLGTGILGAALARQQGFKVWMKIRHTMQQGIFPADDMIDGLLIFGAGLVLITPGVITDVIGFLLLIPVSRVFFRNLLKTRFSGMIQRGDSDFSDVFRHEQKQARDVTDTGEDSQ, from the coding sequence ATGTTTATACGGCTGCTTCCTTTTTTTACTCTCCTGCCGATTATCGAGCTGTATCTGCTGATAAAGATCGGGTCCTGGATTGGTGCAGGAATGGCCATTCTGCTTGTCCTTGGCACCGGGATCCTGGGGGCGGCCCTCGCACGGCAGCAGGGCTTCAAGGTCTGGATGAAGATCCGGCACACTATGCAGCAGGGGATTTTCCCGGCGGACGATATGATCGATGGCCTCTTGATTTTTGGTGCCGGTCTTGTTCTGATCACTCCGGGTGTCATTACCGATGTCATCGGCTTTTTGCTGCTGATTCCCGTATCAAGAGTTTTTTTTCGTAATTTGCTTAAAACCCGTTTCAGCGGAATGATCCAGCGCGGGGATTCTGATTTCTCGGACGTCTTCCGGCACGAACAGAAGCAGGCACGGGACGTTACTGATACAGGGGAAGACTCGCAGTAA